In the Oceanispirochaeta sp. M1 genome, one interval contains:
- a CDS encoding aldo/keto reductase, whose translation MKKRTLGKTGYKISEIGLGTWQLGGRWGDPYKEKSAQAILESAVENGLNFIDTADVYNDGMSEESIGTFLKSQKDRIYVATKCGRQINPHVSEGYSPEVLTRYVEDSLKRLQLETLDLIQLHCPPTQVYYRPEIFETFDRLKEQGKVQNLGVSVEKIEEASKAIEFPNVTSVQLIFNMFRHRPLDWFFDLAAKRNVGIIVRVPLASGLLTGKFSRQSSFTSGDHRNFNRDGKAFDKGETFSGVPYELGLDAVERLKELFGPEMNLAQTALRWILMHPQVSSVIPGASSREQMKGNAAAAAMAPLSESQMHGVQKIYDDLIKNEVHQLW comes from the coding sequence TTGAAAAAAAGAACTTTGGGAAAAACCGGATATAAAATCAGTGAAATAGGGCTGGGAACCTGGCAGCTGGGAGGCCGCTGGGGAGATCCTTATAAAGAAAAATCTGCACAGGCAATTCTGGAATCGGCTGTTGAAAACGGTCTGAACTTCATTGATACGGCAGATGTATACAACGATGGAATGAGTGAAGAATCCATCGGGACCTTCCTGAAATCTCAGAAGGATCGAATTTATGTTGCTACGAAATGCGGACGACAGATAAATCCTCATGTCAGTGAAGGCTACAGTCCTGAAGTGCTCACCCGCTATGTTGAGGACTCCCTGAAGCGGCTTCAACTGGAAACTCTGGATCTGATTCAACTCCATTGCCCTCCCACACAGGTCTACTACCGTCCGGAGATTTTTGAGACTTTTGACCGCCTGAAAGAACAGGGAAAGGTTCAGAACCTCGGTGTCAGCGTGGAAAAGATTGAAGAAGCTTCAAAAGCTATAGAATTTCCCAATGTGACAAGCGTACAGCTTATCTTCAATATGTTCCGTCACCGTCCTCTGGACTGGTTTTTTGACCTGGCAGCCAAGCGGAATGTGGGGATTATAGTCAGGGTGCCTCTGGCAAGCGGACTGCTTACAGGTAAGTTCAGCAGACAGAGTAGTTTTACTTCCGGAGATCATAGAAATTTCAACAGAGACGGCAAGGCTTTTGATAAGGGAGAAACCTTTTCCGGAGTCCCCTATGAGCTTGGACTGGATGCTGTAGAGCGTCTGAAAGAACTTTTCGGCCCTGAAATGAACCTGGCTCAGACAGCTTTGCGCTGGATACTCATGCATCCCCAGGTAAGTTCTGTAATTCCCGGAGCCTCCAGCCGGGAACAGATGAAAGGCAATGCCGCTGCTGCTGCAATGGCTCCGCTGAGTGAATCTCAGATGCATGGTGTACAAAAAATATATGATGATCTTATTAAAAATGAGGTACATCAGCTCTGGTAG